GTTTGGTAATCGCCGATTTTTTGATAACCGTTTAGATGGCGTTCTGCGTGATAGTGAAGCCAATGATGGCGGTGCGGTTTATCTGATCCAACTGCAAGAACTTGACCTGATTAAAGAGCAACTGGGTGAGGAAGCCAGTGCCGAGTTGGTTTCCCAATTCAGTAATATACTCGGGCAGCTTCTGGCTGGTTATAACGATACAGTGATAGCCCGGCGTTCCAGCGCGGATTTTGCCGCATTAGTGCCTAATTTGATGCCTCGAGAGGTGGAAGATCTTGCCAATAAACTGCAACGGGGTCTGCGTCGCTTAGCTGTACCGGAAATTGTCGACCGCGAGTGCTTTATTCATATTGGTGTGGCTTTGTTTGCTCAGGGAGATGAAGGCTATCAGGTGCTTTCAGAAGCCGATATGGCACTACGGGCTGCGCAACTGCAGGGCCCAAGCTGCTGGTTTATGTATGACCGCGGAGTGATCGAACGAGGTCATGCTTTAGGCTCGGTACGTTGGCGTGCTCTTTTAGAGAATGCGATTGCCCGACGTACCTTTGTCATGTTTACTCAAAGTGCCGTTACCAGCTCAGCCAGTCGGATCCATCACCATGAGGTGTTGACTCGGGTGCGTGATGATAAAGGCCAGCTGGTGAGCGCAGGGGTGTTTTTGCCTATGGCGTCTCGCTGCGGGCTATTGCCAAAAATTGACCGCATTATTATCGAGCAGTTGATAAAGCTACTTGAGTATGAAAAAGCCGATACCGAGCGTTGCAGTATCAATTTGTCCTGTGACTCATTGATGAATGATGAGTTCATGACGTGGTTACTCGCCACGTTGGACAGCCACCCAGCGATCGCACATCGCATTATCATTGAAGTCTCTGAATACCACGTCAGTCACCATCAAGATGATATACAGGCGCCTCTGCTAAAGCTTCAGCAAACAGGCTGCCAGTTGTTGGTTGATCGGGTTGGGCAGACTGTGGTGGGAAGTCACTACATCAACAAGCTAAAGATTGACTACCTGAAACTGCACCACAGTATCGTCAGAGATATCCAAAACAGGCCTGAAAATCAGCTATTTGTCCGCAGTTTGTCCGGTAGTTTGGAGGAGCAAAAAGTGCATATTTTTGCGCTGGGTGTGGAGACCGAAGCGGAATGGCGCACCTTGCGAAATCTTGGTGTCTACGGTGGCCAAGGCCACTTCTTTTCTGAATCACTGGAACGGGTTGCTGAGTGTACCGAAAGCAGCTAATTTGGCTTAGTGTTGGGCATCTGAAATAGCCCGCGGTAAGCCAATCCGGCCAGGCCTTGTAACCCGCCAGTATGCAGAAAAATAATTTTGTGACCGGCGGGGAAATAGCCCTCTTTAATTAAACTCATCAGTGCTAAAAACGCTTTGCCGGTATAGACAGGTTCAAGCGGGATAGGGCAATGTTGCGCCAGTTCAATCAACTCCTGTTGCAGTGTTGCTGGGACTTTTCCGTACCCCCCTGCGCTGTAACCATGCAGCAGCTGCCAGTGACTCGGCGCTGCTTGGTAGTGTGGCGCTTGCTCCGCGACTAACCGCTGAATACGTGCTGCCAAACTGTTGTCTTTTACCACAGGTATGCCAAGCAGTTGGTGTTTTCCCTGATCAGCGGCAATGAGCCCGGCAAGCGTACCTCCCGAGCCAACAGCGGTGATCAAGCTGTCATATTCAATATCTATTTCTGTCAGGATCTCGCCAACGCCGGGCAATGCTAAGGCATGACTACCGCCCTCAGGCAAAATCAGCGTATTGCGATGTTGGCGTTGCAGTTGCTCAAGATATTCCGGTTCATGTCTGCGCCGATAGGTTTGGCGATCGACAAAGTGTAATTTCATCCCCAGCTCAGCGGCGCGTTTGAGTGTCGGGTTGGCGGCATCCGGCTCGCCGCGAATAATGCCGGTGGTGGTAAATCCAAAGTGGTGACCGGCTGCCGCCAGCGCAGCAATATGATTGGAGAAGGCACCACCAAAACTGAGCAGATGCGTCAGCTCCCTTTCTGCGGCGTAGAGCAAGCCATACTTTAATTTACGCCATTTATTACCGGAAATTTCCCCATGGATTAGATCATCGCGCTTGCAATAGAGGGTGATGCCATGGCGCTGACACAGTGGTAATGGCACCGGCATCAGTGGTGAAGCCTGTGCTAGATCTCTTAATTTTGCGTGAACATCGTCAATTTTTGCCACAGGCACAACAGTTTAGGCTATTAGTTCATTGATAAGCGGGGCGTTTAAGCGATAATCCTAAACTATACAGCGCAAGCTGTAACCTATGATAAAGGCCCGCAGAGGCCGCAAGGGAGATATGAATGCCGCTCGGTCGTTTGTTTGGCCGCAAGGCGTCCGGAGAACGTATCGGTATTAGGGTCAGCAATGATACGTTAACTCTGTGCCGCTTTCGCGCCGGAGCACCTCATACCATATCCGCGGAGAGTTTGAGTTATCGCTCAGACATCACTTTTGAGCAAACGCTTGCCACGGGCGAAGCGCTGCCCCCTAACGCCAGTGACTGCCAGCTGGTGGTGGGACCTAGTTACTATCACATCGTGCAAGTTGATCGCCCAGCAGTCGATGACGCAGAGATCGCTCAAGCGCTCTCTTGGGCGATCAAAGATCTGGTGCCTATCGCACCCGAAAATATGATCCTCGATTACTTCGAACTGCCGGTGCAGCCTGCCGGAGCCAATAAGCTCAATGTGGTTTGTGCCGATATTCAAGTGCTCAAGCCAATGGTTGATGGCATACACGCGGCTAAGCTGCCGTTAAGCGGCATCGCGGTTGATGAGCTGACGTTGCCAAAACTGTTTCCAGTGACCGACGAAGCGCAACTGCTGTTAGTGCAACAGGCAAATGAAGAGCTGCTGCTGTTAATTGTGAAGCAGGGGATGTTGTTTTTCTCAAGACGTATTCGTGGCTATGACCTGCTGGTGTCGATGACTGGCGAAGAGCTAAGAGCCGGTGTTGTTGATAATTTGAGCTTGGAAGTTCAGCGTTCGTTGGATTACTTTGAAAGCCAGTTAAGACAAGCGCCAGTGAAACAGATAGTGGTCGCTTTGCCGGGTGACAATACCCCGTTGCTCCTTGAGTTAATGTCTGCCAATTTCTTTATTCCCGTGGTCACCTTCGAGCCTGAAGTGGCGATCTCTGCCAATTTGAACAGCGGTGAGTTACTCAGTTTTGCTGGGGTATTTGCTGCCGGCATGGGGGACGAATGAAGCAACATATCAATCTTTATGTTGATGCCTTACGACCGCAAAGAGAGTCGTTGTCATTGCCGGTTGTGCTGGTGTTTTGGTGTCTCTCTATTTTGTTTATTGCCGGGAGTGCCATCTGGTTGAATTCCCGTTTGGCTGACGCGCAATATCAACTGTCGATGACACAGATGACCAACAAACAACTCAATCAGCAGCTGGCGGCATTGACCCAGCAGCTGCAACAGCGACAGCCATCCAGCAACTTGGTGCGGAAAAAAGAGTTGGTAACCGCCGAACATAAAGTGAAAACCCATTTACTACGTGAGCTAAGTAACCGTGAACCGCTAAAGAATCAGGGGTTCTCACAGTTGATGTTGGAGCTAGCTAAGCACCACGATGATGATGTCTGGTTGAGTGGTATAAAAGCCAGCGAAACTAATCTGGCTTTGACCGGCTTCACCCGCACGTCGAAAGCTGTACCCCGTTGGGTGCAGGGGTTCCACCAAGGGCCAAGATTGCAAAAGGCCGGGTTCGCTTCGCTGTCTATGAGTCGAGATGAAAATCAGCGCTTGCTGTTTACTCTCAGCAGCTTACCGGGAGAGAGTGAATGAGCCAGTGGCAGCAGTTACTTACGCGCTATCATGGATTAAGCATCCGGGAACGGGTGCTCATTCTGGTTTCTGGGTTAGTGTTGGTGCTTTTCGGTGGCTACAGCCTATTTGTCGATCCTGCCTATCTTCAGTTGCGAAAAACTCAGGCCAATATGGTCAAGGCGCTTGATGAACAGTCTCGTACCCAGACTCAGATCGCCGATATTGAGATCCGCCTAAGCAAGGATCTGAATGAGCTATTGACGCAAGAGATTGAGGAAGCAGAGCTTGCTATTCGCAAACTCGACCAGCAGTTAGAAACGCAAACCGTTGATTTGGTGCCAGCCTACCGGATGGCCGCCGTGTTGGAACAGGTGCTGGATAAAGGCAAAGGCGTGAAGCTGTTGGCGCTGACTTCTAAAACACCGATCCCGATGCTGGATCTGGTGGATGATTCCGGTCAGCAGATAAACCTCTATCAACATGGTATTGAGTTACAGCTCGAGGGGCGTTACTTCGATTTGATGCGTTTTATTGCCGAGGTGGAGGGGCTGCCGACACGTTTTTACTGGAAGAGCTTTAATTACCAAGTGGGTACGTATCCAAAAGCCCAACTGGTGATTGAGCTGTTTACCCTCAGTACCAGCCGAACATTTATCGGGAGCTAGGATGAAACGACTGTTTTTTAGCTTACTGATCTGCGCTTCATCGCTGGCGATGGCTGCCACTGAATTGAAGGATCCGACGCGTCCACCCGGACAGCAGAGAGCCGCCGTTGGCGGTGGGCAACAGGCTGCAAAACCTTCCTCTTTGCAGCTGCAACAGATTTTATTTCAAGATGAGCAAAGCTTGGTCATTATTAATGGCCAGCAATTGCGCACAGGACAGAAGATCCGTGGATACACTGTCGGGAAGATATCGGCCAATCAGGTTGAACTGATCCGCGGAGATAAGCGCGTTAAGTTGACTCTGTTTACTACGGTCAAACAGGCGTCGAAATAGGAAAAGTGAACATGCTGATGAAGCGAAGTGTTATTGCGATTTGTGGGTTAGGCCTGTTATTGGGCTGCGAAACGACGCCAAAACTGGCCCATACCGAGCAAAAACAAGCCATTAAGGAAGCGATTGATAATAACCGGCAAAATGAACAAGCGGATATAGAAACCACCGCGCCGCCGGCGGATGTGATGGCTGAATTGATGCCCGAGACCCAACCTGCCGCCCCGACCTTGGCAGGGGAGGCGTTACTGCAGGAGCGCCGTTTCGAGATCAGTGCCGATGGCGTTCCAGCGCGACAGTTTTTTGCCAGCTTGGTCGATGACTCCTCGTACAGCGTGGCTGTTCACCCTGATGTGGTGGGGGATATTACCTTACACCTGAAAGATGTCACTCTGGCTGAAACGCTCGATGTGGTGACAGATATATACGGCTACGATGTTCGACGCAGTGGCAAAGTGCTGAATATTTTCCCCGCCGGTATGCGAACCGAAACATTTTCCCTTGATTACCTGTTTATGACCCGTGACGGCGAGTCGCGGACGACCATCCTGACCACGCGTCTGACCGATGATGATGACAGTAATAGCAACAGTGATAGTTCAGGTGGCAGTGACAGCTATAGTGATTCCAGCGGTTCTGACAGTAACAGCCAGGGCTTAAGTGGCACGCTCATCCACACTAAGAGCCAAACGGATTATTGGACGGAGCTGACGACAATCTTGAATTCTCTGGTAGGAGATGGCACCGGACGGAAGGTGATTGTGAGCCCGCAATCCGGTTTGGTGACGGTTCATGCCTATCCTGAAGAGCTGCGCAAGGTCAGTGATTACTTGGCACGTTCGGAAGAAACGTTACAACGACAGGTTCTGCTGGAAGCTAAAATTATAGAGGTGACGCTGAACGATGATTTCCAGCAGGGGATCAACTGGGAGCGAGCGGTTAGCCATATAGGTAGCACCGATTTCAACTTCACCAATACAGCGGCGACGCTGGGTAACGAACTCACCACCAACTTGGGCGGTATCGTTAATCTTAGTTTTTCGAACAGTGATTTCAGTGGTGTTATCTCCCTGCTCTCAACGCAAGGGGAGGTGAACGTGCTGTCCAGTCCACGGATCTCTGCGTCCAACAACCAAAAGGCGCTAATTAAAGTGGGGACGGATGAGTATTATGTTACTGATGTGTCTACCACCACAGTGACTGGCACCGCGACCTCAACCACGCCTGATATCGAACTGACCCCGTTTTTTAGCGGTATCTCCCTTGATGTGACCCCGCAGATCGATGAAGACGGTACCGTTTTATTGCACGTTCACCCATCGATCACCGACGTGACTGAAGAGAACAAAGTGATTGTGTTTGGCGGCGACACCATCGATCTGCCGCTGGCGGTGAGCGATATTCGGGAAACCGATACAGTGATTAAAGCGCACAGTGGTGACGTGGTAGTCATTGGTGGTTTGATGACCTCATTGACAGGGTATACCGACTCTAAGGTGCCGCTGTTAGGTGATATTCCGTTTATGGGTGAGTTCTTCACTAATAAACGTGAGTTTTCGTCAAAAGCTGAGTTGGTTATCTTGATTAAGCCAACCTTGCTGACCCGTGAAAGCTCCACCAAGGAGTTAGAGCGCTCCTCGGAATTGTTAGAGCGTTGGTATCCTGAGCCGGAGAAAGAATTCTGAGGTATGTACCTTTATCATTTTGGCCTGCGTGAGCTGCCGTTCACCCTTACGCCTAATACGGAATTTTTTTATGGGCTGCCAGCGCATCAGGAAGCGCTGGCGACGCTACTGACAGCTTTAAAAACCGGTGAAGGTTTTATCAAAGTGGTGGGCGAGGTCGGAACGGGTAAGACGCTGATCTGTCGTAAACTGCTTAACGATCTACCTGAGCATTTTGTTACCGCCTATATCCCGAACCCTTATCTGTCACCGGAAGAGTTAAGAGTGGCGGTCGCCACTGAGCTCGGGGTGAGGACGACAGGCAAACCAGACCAGCAACAGCTCACTCAACGCATTCAAGACAAACTTCTGCAGTTGCATCAGCAAGGGCATTCCGTCGTGTTGATCTTGGATGAAGCACAAGCGCTGCCAAAGGAAAGTCTGGAGGCGCTACGCCTGTTTACTAACTTGGAAACAGAACGCCGTAAGCTGCTGCAAGTGGTGTTATTTGGCCAGCCTGAACTTGATCAGCGCTTGGCAGGTGACGAACTGCGGCAGCTGCGCCAACGTATCACTTTTTCTTACAACCTGCGGCCATTGAACGCCAGCGAAGTGCACCAATACATCGTTTATCGTTTGCGGGTGGCGGGGAATAAGTCGGCGGATTTGATCACGACCAATATCGCTAAACAGATCCATCGTGGCAGCCGAGGGATCCCTCGATTGATCAATGTGCTTGCGCATAAAGCGCTGATCCTCGCTTATGGTCAGGGGCGCCACTACCTGCTGGCAAAGGATGTTAAGGCGGCTATTCGAGATACGGAAGAGGCATCTACGGGCAGTGGACTGTGGCGCTGGCTGTGCATGGCTTCGGTCTCTGTCGTGGCTCTGCTTTGGGGTGTCAGCAGCGGAGATTGGTTATGAGTGTGATCAATCAGATGCTCAAAGATCTGGAAAAGCGTGAGCAACATGCTCCGGTCAGTGCGACGTCACCGTTGGTGTCTGGCGGACGGGTTGAACGACCACCAGAAAACCTCAATTTTCGCTGGTTGGCCGCTGTTTTCTTGCTTGTGCTGCTTTTGCTTGCAGGGGGATGGTGGTTATTTGCGGGCAATTTCTCACTACCGAGCACCCCGGCAACTGAGGTTGCCGAGCCTACAGCTGTTGTCCAGTCCACAAAGATGCAAGGGAAGCCCGTGTTAGCTGGCGATAACCTTGCTGGAAAATCTGAACCGCAACAGCCTCTGACCGTCGTCGATGCAGCGGATCGCCTGTCGATGGTGGCGCAACAAAATGTGCCTCTTATGGTTGAACAGCCCACCGAAGATCCCGTGCGGCCGCAAGCTGATCTACCGGTAGCGAAAGCAAAGCCACAAGCAAAACCCGAAAAAATGCCGGATGACAAAGCAGTTGCTGTCGTTGTACCTAAAGCTGAGCCTGTCACTGAGACTAAAGCGGTGGTTGCACCCGCGCCAGTTGTGGCCGAACCGCCAAAAGCACCCAAAGTGATGGCGATCAAAGAGGTGCGTCTTAGTCAGGGTGAATTGGCAGCGGCGAAATTTCGCAAAGCCGAAGCGCGCATTGAGGCGGGAGATATTAGCGGAGCCCAAGACTTATTGCGTCAAGTGTTGGCGATTAAGCCTGATCAGGCAAAGGCGCGAGCGCGCTTAGCAAGCCTCTATTATGGCCAAAAGAATTCGGGCAAAGCGGCGGAAATATTGAGTGAAGGGCTAAAGGTACAGCCTGGTAACGTAGAGTTTCGCTTGATGCTGGCACGTATTTTTCAGCAAGGAAAAAATGAACGCCAAGCATTGGCGTACCTCAATCAAGGGCCACTGCCTGCGGCTGAAGATGTTGATTTTCATGCGTTGCGCGGTGCCTTGGCTCAACAGTTAAAACAGTATGCCGATGCGGTGAGCAGCTATCGCTTGTTGGCGCAATACCAGCCAGAGCAAGGGCGCTGGTGGTTGGGATGGGGGATTGCCGCTGATGGGCTAAATGATACCCAGACCGCGCTGGCAGCATTTCAGCAAGCGTTAAAAAGCCGCAATTTGTCTGCCTCCGCAGTCAGTTATGCTAAGAAACGAATTCAACAATTGGGAGAGCTGTAATGGCGCAAGCGAAGTTACGCATGCGGTTAGGTGACTTGATGGTGCATGAGTCCATCATAACCGAAGAGCAGCTGACACAAGCGTTACAGGCGCAGCGCAGCGGTGGGCGCAAGCTGGGCGCGACCCTTATCGATTTGGGACACCTGACGGAAGAGCAGCTGCTGCAGTTCTTATCACAACAGCTCAATATTCCATTTATCGATCTACAGGATCTGCGTCTGGATCCAAAAATTGCCCAACTACTCCCTGAAGTACACGCTCGGCGTCATCGTGCGCTAGTGGTGCAGGATAAAGGGCAGAGTCTGTTGGTGGCAATGAGCGATCCGGCAGATCTTAGTGCGCAAGATGCCTTGGCGATGTTGTTGTCCAAGCCAATTGAGCTGGCAGTAGTCAAGGAAGCGCAGTTACTCGAGGCTTACGATCAACTTTATCGGCGGACGGCAGAGATCGCCTCATTTGCCAACCAATTGGGCGAAGAGTACTCACAGACTGAAGATTTCAGCCTTGGTGGTGATGGCGATGAAGAGGGTGAAAGCTCGACGGTCGCGCGCTTGTTACAGTCTATTTTTGAAGATGCGGTGCAGGTGCGTGCATCGGATGTGCATTTAGAGCCGGATGAAAACGCGTTGCGGATCCGCCAGCGGGTGGATGGCCTGTTACAGGAAAATATTCTCGAAGAGTCGCGTATTGCTGCGGCCTTGGTGCTGCGTCTTAAGTTGATGGGGGGGCTGGATATTTCGGAAAAGCGCCTGCCCCAGGATGGCCGCTTTAACATTAAGGTGCGTGGTCACTCCATCGATGTACGTGTCTCTACCATGCCGGTGCAGCATGGCGAGTCGGTGGTGATGCGTTTGCTGGATCAATCCGCTGGCCTGCTGAGTATGGAACAAACCGGATTACCGGATGACCTATTGCGGCGGCTGCGCCATCAGTTGAAACGCCCTCACGGCATGATCCTAGTGACCGGGCCGACGGGTAGCGGTAAGACCACCACTTTGTACGGTGCGCTGAGCGAATTAAACGAACCGGGGAAAAAGATCATTACGGTGGAAGATCCGGTGGAATACCGTCTGCCACGGATTAATCAGGTACAGGTGAATAGCAAGATCGGTTTGAGTTTCTCTCAGATCCTGAGAACCACCTTACGTCAGGATCCCGACATCATCATGGTGGGGGAGATGCGGGATCATGAAACCGTTGAAATTGGTTTACGGGGTGCCTTAACCGGTCACCTGGTGTTAACCACACTGCATACTAACGATGCGGTGACCTCAGCACTGCGTTTGATCGATATGGGCGCGGCTGGTTACTTAGTAGCCAGTGCCTTGCGGGCGGTGGTGGCACAGCGTTTGGTGCGGCGGATCTGTGACAATTGCGGCAAGCCTCATGCTTTAAATGACAGTGAAAAAGTGTGGTTGGAAGGGCTGTCAGGCTTCTCACTGACCGACAAAGTGTTCCATAAAGGGGTCGGGTGTCAGTCCTGTAATTATACCGGTTATCGTGGTCGGATCGGTGTGTTTGAGCTACTTGAGCTGGACGATGCCATGATGGCGGCGTTACGCCAAAGCGACCCACAGCAGTTTGCACTGGCGGCGAAGCGCAGCAAGGGCTTTAAGCCGTTAGCTGAAGCGGCGTTGGATTATGCGTTTGCCGGTATCACCACCGTTGATGAGGTGCTCAGACTGGCAGAGCATGTTGAACATATCCCCGAGGCGGTGAAGGTCACCGCCGATGCAGTGGAAGGTTAACTAGACGCCTATGCCAACTTTCGAATACCGAGGACGAGACAGCCGGGGTGGCGAAGTTAAGGGGCAGATTGATGCTGCGAATGCCGGTGCTGCTGCTGATCTGTTATCGCAACGCCAGGTGATCCCACTACAGGTTAAGGCGAAAGCGGGCGCTGCAGAGGGCAGTAGTTTTGATATCAACGATCTGTTGCCGAGCAAGGTCAGCTTGGATGATCTGTCGCTGTTTACTCGTCAGATGTTCTCTCTGAGTAAGGCCGGGGTACCGATACTGCGAGCGATCAATGGGCTGGCGCAGTCATCGACATCAAAAGCACTGAAAGCGGCATTGAGTGATGTGGCGCAGGAGCTTGAGGGCGGGCGTACCATCAGTACCGCGATGAGCCAACATCCCAAAATTTTCAGTAAGTTGTTTGTCGCGATCGTCCATGTGGGTGAAAACACCGGCCGGTTGGAAGATGCGTTTAAGCAGCTTTCCGGCTATTTGGAACTGGAGATAGAAACCCGTAAACGGATTAAAACCGCGTTGCGTTATCCCAGTTTTGTGGTGATCGCCATCGTCATCGCTTTGGTCATTATGAATATCATGGTGATCCCAGCGTTCGCTGATATGTTCAAACAGTTTGGTGCCCAGCTACCCTTACCGACGCGGATTTTGATCGGCATGAGTAACTTCTTTGTCGAGTACTGGTGGGCGTTATTGCTCGGCGCTGTGACATTGGTGAGCGGTACGATTTACGCGATAAATACGCCCAAAGGGCGTTGGCGTTGGGACCGGTTTAAGCTGCGTATGCCGATTGTGGGCGATATTATCAATCGCTCTACGCTGGCCCGTTATGCCCGTAGCTTCTCGTTGATGTTGCAATCGGGTGTGCCACTTACCCATGCATTAAACTTAGTGGCTGATGCGGTCGATAATGAATTTATGGGGCAAAAGATCCGTGATATGCGGCAGGGGATTGAGCGTGGTGAAAGCCTGCTGCGCACCGCCAACAGTTCAGAGCTGTTTACCCCCCTAGTGATGCAGATGATTGCGGTGGGGGAAGAGACTGGACGTATAGATGAACTATTGCTGGATGCCGCCGAGTATTATGAGCGCGAAGTGGACTATGATTTGAAAACACTGACTGCGCGCATTGAACCCATTCTGATCGGTGTGGTCGCAGGCATGGTGTTGTTGTTGGCGCTGGGTATCTACCTGCCGATGTGGGACATGATGAGTGCCATGAAGGGGGGCTAAGGTGCCAGAAAATCGACAGCTGGATACCGAACGCCGCATGTTCTATTTTTTACCGGCTTTGGCGGTGATAATGGTGTTGGCGACCGTGTTGCTCAGCAGTCAAGATGATGCCAAGCGCGAGGTGGAAGACTCTGCGTTTAACCGTCTCACTAACAATTTTCTGGTGCGGTTAAACATGGTAAGAACCCAGTGGACTATCCACGGACGCCCGCCACAGCTGGAATTAGAGGGTACGCTTATGACCATGGGTAAGTTTGGTATTCCAGATCTGCGTACCTCCCATGGCAGTTATGATTGCCATCAGTTATGGCGGCTGATGTTGGCACAGCCAATGGAGATAAATCAGCGGCCGATCTCGGCCGTGGCGATGGTGGATCGGCGTTTGCATGGAGAATATTGCCGCTACCTGATTAGCGAGGAGCTGTACTTTGATGTTGATTTACGTCATGGAACCCTATCGCAACGGGCGGAAAAACTACGAGCCATCCAACAAAATGGCAATGAAGCGCTAGGCAAACAATTGAATTAGCTCTTACTATTAGGGCTGTAGTGATCCTTAATTTTGTTAACTAACAGGTAAATATGATGAAACAGCAACGCGGCTTCTCACTGATCGAACTTGTGATCGTCGTGATCATTCTGGGTATTTTGGCAGTGACCGCCTTGCCCAAGTTCCTCAATATCACGGATGAAGCTGAGGCGGCGAATATCGAAGGGATCGCAGGTGGTTTTGCTACCGGTGTTTCGCTAGTCAGAGCGCAATGGGAAGCAGAAGGCCGCCCCAATGAAAATGGTGTTAATCGAATTTGGTATGATGGCACTCAACTTTATCTTACATCAGAAGTTTTTGAGACTGTTTCACCTGGCTATCCCCTTAGCAAAACCTCAGTTTCTGTGCCGTCCGCCGTGGTTTGCCTTGATGTGTGGGATGGGATTCTTCAAAACCCACCAACGATAACTAACGATCCTGATGACTTAAATGATGTGAATCAAAAGAATGCGTTCCGTTATTTGGCAGTTACAGATGTAGATGGCAACGACACGCTATGTAATTTTTATTTAGTTACTACGCTCAATAAAGATGGAAATAATGAGTATGTACCTCCTGCCGATGAGACGGTAGGCAATAACTTCCAGTACGAACCGGCCACAGGGCGTGTGACCATTAATATTAATAACTAAGCTTAGTTAACTACTCCTGAGGTTTTAAGTATGAGAAAGCAACAAGGTTTTACCCTGATTGAGCTGGTCGTCGTGATCATTATTCTGGGGATTTTGGCAGTCACTGCCGCGCCTAAATTTATTGACCTGCAAGGCGATGCGCGAGAGTCAACCATGCAAGGTATGAAAGCGGCTTTGGAAGGGGCGTCTACGCTGACCTACAGTAAAGCGGCTATTGGTGGTATCGAAAAGAAAGCTGCGGCTTGCTTGGCGTTAAGTGGTACAGCGGCCGATCCTGATACTTGTACAGATGCAACGGCAACAGAAGTGAACGTTGTATATGGCTATCCAAAGGCTGCTACCGCGGATCTACAGAAAGTACTGGAAACAGTATTCGGTGACGGTTCAGGCGGTGAAGAGTGGGACATCGATTTGACTTTGACTGCGGACGCGGTGATCACTCTGTCGGGTACCGATGGCACTAACACTCCCGCGGATAAATGCCAAGTTGAGTATAACGAAGCGAACGATGCGAATAGTCGTCCTGTTATTGTGACTGAAACCGCTGGCTGCTAAAGCT
The Corallincola holothuriorum DNA segment above includes these coding regions:
- a CDS encoding tetratricopeptide repeat protein, which produces MSVINQMLKDLEKREQHAPVSATSPLVSGGRVERPPENLNFRWLAAVFLLVLLLLAGGWWLFAGNFSLPSTPATEVAEPTAVVQSTKMQGKPVLAGDNLAGKSEPQQPLTVVDAADRLSMVAQQNVPLMVEQPTEDPVRPQADLPVAKAKPQAKPEKMPDDKAVAVVVPKAEPVTETKAVVAPAPVVAEPPKAPKVMAIKEVRLSQGELAAAKFRKAEARIEAGDISGAQDLLRQVLAIKPDQAKARARLASLYYGQKNSGKAAEILSEGLKVQPGNVEFRLMLARIFQQGKNERQALAYLNQGPLPAAEDVDFHALRGALAQQLKQYADAVSSYRLLAQYQPEQGRWWLGWGIAADGLNDTQTALAAFQQALKSRNLSASAVSYAKKRIQQLGEL
- a CDS encoding ExeA family protein, translated to MYLYHFGLRELPFTLTPNTEFFYGLPAHQEALATLLTALKTGEGFIKVVGEVGTGKTLICRKLLNDLPEHFVTAYIPNPYLSPEELRVAVATELGVRTTGKPDQQQLTQRIQDKLLQLHQQGHSVVLILDEAQALPKESLEALRLFTNLETERRKLLQVVLFGQPELDQRLAGDELRQLRQRITFSYNLRPLNASEVHQYIVYRLRVAGNKSADLITTNIAKQIHRGSRGIPRLINVLAHKALILAYGQGRHYLLAKDVKAAIRDTEEASTGSGLWRWLCMASVSVVALLWGVSSGDWL
- a CDS encoding type II secretion system protein, with translation MRKQQGFTLIELVVVIIILGILAVTAAPKFIDLQGDARESTMQGMKAALEGASTLTYSKAAIGGIEKKAAACLALSGTAADPDTCTDATATEVNVVYGYPKAATADLQKVLETVFGDGSGGEEWDIDLTLTADAVITLSGTDGTNTPADKCQVEYNEANDANSRPVIVTETAGC
- a CDS encoding GspE/PulE family protein, yielding MAQAKLRMRLGDLMVHESIITEEQLTQALQAQRSGGRKLGATLIDLGHLTEEQLLQFLSQQLNIPFIDLQDLRLDPKIAQLLPEVHARRHRALVVQDKGQSLLVAMSDPADLSAQDALAMLLSKPIELAVVKEAQLLEAYDQLYRRTAEIASFANQLGEEYSQTEDFSLGGDGDEEGESSTVARLLQSIFEDAVQVRASDVHLEPDENALRIRQRVDGLLQENILEESRIAAALVLRLKLMGGLDISEKRLPQDGRFNIKVRGHSIDVRVSTMPVQHGESVVMRLLDQSAGLLSMEQTGLPDDLLRRLRHQLKRPHGMILVTGPTGSGKTTTLYGALSELNEPGKKIITVEDPVEYRLPRINQVQVNSKIGLSFSQILRTTLRQDPDIIMVGEMRDHETVEIGLRGALTGHLVLTTLHTNDAVTSALRLIDMGAAGYLVASALRAVVAQRLVRRICDNCGKPHALNDSEKVWLEGLSGFSLTDKVFHKGVGCQSCNYTGYRGRIGVFELLELDDAMMAALRQSDPQQFALAAKRSKGFKPLAEAALDYAFAGITTVDEVLRLAEHVEHIPEAVKVTADAVEG
- a CDS encoding type II secretion system protein; its protein translation is MMKQQRGFSLIELVIVVIILGILAVTALPKFLNITDEAEAANIEGIAGGFATGVSLVRAQWEAEGRPNENGVNRIWYDGTQLYLTSEVFETVSPGYPLSKTSVSVPSAVVCLDVWDGILQNPPTITNDPDDLNDVNQKNAFRYLAVTDVDGNDTLCNFYLVTTLNKDGNNEYVPPADETVGNNFQYEPATGRVTININN
- a CDS encoding type II secretion system F family protein, which codes for MPTFEYRGRDSRGGEVKGQIDAANAGAAADLLSQRQVIPLQVKAKAGAAEGSSFDINDLLPSKVSLDDLSLFTRQMFSLSKAGVPILRAINGLAQSSTSKALKAALSDVAQELEGGRTISTAMSQHPKIFSKLFVAIVHVGENTGRLEDAFKQLSGYLELEIETRKRIKTALRYPSFVVIAIVIALVIMNIMVIPAFADMFKQFGAQLPLPTRILIGMSNFFVEYWWALLLGAVTLVSGTIYAINTPKGRWRWDRFKLRMPIVGDIINRSTLARYARSFSLMLQSGVPLTHALNLVADAVDNEFMGQKIRDMRQGIERGESLLRTANSSELFTPLVMQMIAVGEETGRIDELLLDAAEYYEREVDYDLKTLTARIEPILIGVVAGMVLLLALGIYLPMWDMMSAMKGG